A stretch of the Nicotiana tabacum cultivar K326 chromosome 6, ASM71507v2, whole genome shotgun sequence genome encodes the following:
- the LOC107828480 gene encoding putative pectate lyase 18 — MGSISLSFLFLLSSLLLLPSLIASSSSLSDPQAVVDEVHRSVNASRRNLGYLSCGTGNPIDDCWRCDPNWEKNRQRLADCAIGFGKNAVGGRDGKIYVVTDSGDDDPVNPKPGTLRHAVVQTEPLWIIFARDMVIQLKEELIMNSFKTIDGRGASVHIAGGPCITIQYVTNIIIHGIHIHDCKQGGNAMVRSSPSHYGWRTISDGDGVSIFGGSHVWVDHCSLSNCKDGLIDAIMGSTAITISNNFMTHHDKVMLLGHSDSYVQDKNMQVTIAFNHFGEGLVQRMPRCRHGYFHVVNNDYTHWEMYAIGGSASPTINSQGNRFLAPDIRFSKEVTKHEDAPESEWKNWNWRTEGDLMLNGAYFTQSGAGAKSSSYAKASSLSARPSSLVSNLVSGSGALNCRKGSRC; from the exons ATGGgctctatttctctttctttcctCTTCCTCTTGTCTTCACTTCTCCTTCTCCCGTCCCTCATTGCCTCCTCCTCTTCCCTATCTGATCCTCAAGCTGTTGTAGATGAAGTACATAG GAGCGTAAATGCTTCAAGAAGGAACTTAGGCTATCTATCTTGTGGTACCGGAAATCCTATTGATGATTGCTGGCGTTGTGATCCGAACTGGGAGAAGAACCGCCAACGGTTAGCTGATTGCGCCATTGGCTTTGGCAAAAACGCCGTTGGCGGTAGAGACGGTAAAATTTACGTGGTCACCGACTCAGGTGACGACGATCCTGTCAACCCAAAGCCGGGGACTCTCCGTCATGCTGTAGTCCAAACTGAACCGTTGTGGATAATTTTTGCTAGGGATATGGTTATCCAATTAAAAGAAGAACTTATTATGAACTCATTCAAAACAATTGATGGAAGAGGTGCGAGTGTACATATTGCGGGCGGTCCATGTATAACAATACAGTACGTGACGAATATTATTATACATGGAATTCACATACATGATTGTAAGCAAGGAGGGAATGCTATGGTGCGGAGCTCCCCATCGCATTACGGGTGGAGAACTATTTCTGATGGTGATGGAGTGTCGATATTTGGTGGGAGCCATGTTTGGGTGGACCATTGCTCTTTGTCTAACTGCAAAGACGGCTTGATTGACGCCATTATGGGGTCCACAGCTATTACAATTTCTAATAATTTCATGACTCACCATGATAAAGTTATGCTCTTGGGACACAGTGATTCTTATGTTCAAGACAAGAATATGCAAGTTACCATTGCTTTCAATCACTTTGGGGAAGGCCTTGTCCAAAGAATGCCAAg ATGTAGACATGGTTATTTCCATGTGGTGAACAATGACTACACCCATTGGGAAATGTATGCAATTGGTGGAAGTGCTAGTCCCACCATCAATAGTCAAGGCAACAGATTTCTTGCCCCTGATATTAGGTTTAGCAAAGAG GTAACAAAACATGAGGATGCACCAGAGAGTGAATGGAAGAATTGGAATTGGAGAACAGAAGGGGATTTAATGTTAAATGGTGCATATTTCACACAATCAGGAGCTGGAGCCAAATCATCAAGTTATGCTAAGGCTTCAAGTTTAAGTGCAAGACCTTCTTCTTTGGTCAGCAATTTAGTATCTGGTTCTGGCGCTCTCAATTGCCGAAAGGGTTCTCGTTGCTGA